The following proteins come from a genomic window of Hydractinia symbiolongicarpus strain clone_291-10 chromosome 2, HSymV2.1, whole genome shotgun sequence:
- the LOC130629537 gene encoding uncharacterized protein LOC130629537, whose amino-acid sequence MDHKHNKRRNSIERYQPKSKHNPDEDIVDSFNQVSLEDRNTGEEGLRCEAPVNHHKKKSPSRRGVNSHLFGRSNDGRRGRGRGSHRGSKYGEQHSSSSLKNYEDRNSWGQNNPENFNFVSNSNEQKPYYQPSYRKHVQEERGMTPRKKNTETFKPSHKPAEMRILAAHAGWKKYSREITSRDVLVVHDLFCEPNDLTIYNKLLGEIRQSGIEETDLWQLWHGDSHVIADDKKKWKESCPTFHMVLNKISDYFDMDIKATRLNWYRDSKEWKPFHHDAAAIKPDKAKTQNFTVAVSFGAEREAAFEHATTKTVISMPQPNGTIYVFSKDVNVIWRHGILQVPPEKYHSEGRISIIAWGWVEQNQV is encoded by the exons ATGGACCATAAACACAACAAAAGAAGAAATTCAATTGAACGTTATCAACCTAAAAGTAAACACAACCCTGATGAAGATATAGTTGATAGCTTTAACCAAGTTTCTTTAGAAGATAGGAACACAGGCGAGGAAGGACTTCGATGTGAAGCCCCTGTGAATCACCACAAGAAAAAAAGTCCCAGCAGAAGAGGTGTAAACAGCCATTTGTTTGGAAGAAGTAATGATGGTAGACGTGGTCGTGGACGGGGATCTCACAGAGGTAGTAAATATGGCGAACAACATAGCAGTTCTTCATTAAAAAACTATGAAGACAGAAACTCTTGGGGACAAAATAAtccagaaaattttaattttgtatctAATAGTAATGAACAAAAACCATATTACCAACCATCATATAGAAAGCATGTGCAAGAGGAACGTGGTATGACACCAAGAAAAAAGAATACTGAGACATTCAAACCTTCTCACAAGCCAGCAGAGATGAGAATTTTGGCTGCCCATGCTGGTTGGAAAAAATACAGTAGGGAAATAACATCGCGAGATGTATTAGTTGTGCATGATTTGTTTTGTGAGCCAAATGATTTGACAATTTATAACAAGTTATTGGGGGAAATACGACAATCTGGCATTGAGGAAACAGACTTATGGCAGTTGTGGCATGGGGACAGCCATGTAATTGCAGATGATAAGAAAAAGTGGAAGGAGTCTTGTCCCACATTTCACATGGTCCTAAATAAGATCAGCGATTATTTTGACATGGATATTAAAG CGACACGTTTAAATTGGTATCGTGATTCGAAAGAGTGGAAGCCTTTTCATCATGATGCTGCAGCTATTAAACCTGATAAagctaaaacacaaaattttacagTTGCTGTCTCATTTGGAGCTGAGAGAGAAGCAGCATTTGAGCATGCAACTACAAAAACAGTTATTTCAATGCCACAACCAAATGGTACAATATATGTATTTTCCAAAGATGTAAATGTGATTTGGAGGCATGGCATTCTGCAG GTAccaccagaaaaatatcattcAGAGGGTCGTATTTCAATTATTGCATGGGGATGGGTTGAGCAAAATCAAGTTTAG